AGATTATACGGCTCTGTATGTGATACGGGGATGAGGCtttctattcaaaataaaaaaaaaatatcaatcgtGGTTACAGAACGTAGAGCGCGCGAAGCAGGACCTGTTGGCGGCATTGAAAGTACTGGACGCGCACCTGCTCACCCGCACCTTCCTCGTCACCGAGCGCGTCACCCTGGCCGACATCGTCGTCTTCTGCACGCTCATACACGCCTTCCAGGTAACGCGCGCGCCCAGCGTAGCAGACGTggacgtgtgtgtgtgtgcggcGTGCGAGTGTAAGTGTGTGTGTTGCAGCACGTGCTGGAGCCGGCGCTGCGCGCGGGGCTGCCGTGCGTGAGTCGCTGGTTCAGCACGCTGGCGGCGCAGCCCGCCGTGGCCGCCGTGCTGCCGCGCCCCGCGCTctgcgccgcgccgcccgcgccgcccgccgccaaGAAGGTATTCGTCTTTCCTTTCTTGTAGCTTACATACATTTTTGGAGTACCAAAATCAGCTGAATGTCAACAGTGTCGGTATCGGTAGTCACGAAACTGCCGTCTGCCCTCTTTGACGCTGTGTGTGACGGCGTGCTGTGTTGTTTTTTGACGCTTTCTACCAGCTATCATAATAAGAAGTGTCAAAGAGTTCCATAAGCCAACCAAGAAAATCATCACATTATGTGAATGATATGGACTGATGAAGATTTTATCCAAGTAAAGGCCGGTAACTCACCCGTGACTCctcaggtgtccatgagcggcgctgatcacttaatatcaggtgatccgtacaCGCGTGTGCctcttatcccataaaaaagttttttaagaGATATTTGGCTTACCATAAAGAAGATATTTGAGAAGCAATTGCCTCGCATCGCTGCCGTCGTGCTGCACTTAGTGACTAGCTCGAGGCACCCTAAGTCCTTCCTTCCCGATAGAAAACTATTGTACAAATTTGAAGGTGTCCTTAATCCTATTGACTTTTAGGATTCTGGAGACAAAAAGAAGGAAAAGAAACCTGAAAAAAAGGAACAGCCTAAGAAGAAGGAAGAACCTGCGCCAGAACTAGCTGACGAAGTAGATGAGAAACCCAAGGAGTCGAAAGACCCCTTCGATTCCATGCCCAAAGGGTATGTAACTTTCTGTCAACTATAACTAATATATACTATACAAATAGCTTACTTTTGTTGATGCCATGTTTTTGTAATCTTTCAGGACTTTCAACATGGATGACTTCAAACGTTGTTATTCAAATGAAGATGAGGCCAAGTCCATCCCCTACTTCTGGGAGAAGTTTGACCCTGAAAACTATTCCATCTGGTATGCTGAATACAAATACCCCGAGGAGCTCGCCAAAGTGTTTATGAGCTGCAACCTTATCACTGGTacgtaacataattatgatagaTCATTACGTGTCGACTAGACAAGCGATTGCAATGAACCTTGTGTTGCAGGCATGTTCCAGCGCCTGGACAAGATGCGCAAGCAGGCCTTCGCCTCCGTCTGTCTGTTCGGAACCGACAACGACTCCACCATCTCCGGGGTCTGGGTCTGGCGCGGGCAAGAGCTCGCCTTCCCACTGTCGCCCGACTGGCAGATCGACTACGAGTCGTACGACTGGACCAAGCTGGACCCCGCCAGCCCCGACACCAAGAAGCTGGTGCAGGACTACTTCTCGTGGACCGGTGTAGACAAGCAGGGCCGCAAGTTCAACCAGGGCAAGATCTTCAAGTGAGCGCCGCCTCGCTTTACCTGTATTGTATAAAGTACttgcatttattttgtattgtaccgCTGTCTGCCCGACCGGAGACTCGTGTCTTTGTAATCCTGAATGGgcagttaaaataaattgtttttttatttatgcacaTTTATATCTTTCCTTTAAGAATAATATATTAACTATGATGGCAGCAATATTACCTTGATACCAATCAATCCTATGCCAATTAATCAAAGGCTTAATTAGAGCAGTTATTTGAAATCAACCATCCAACTCTGACAGCTGCCATGTAGACACAGGGAAATAATTTCGATTAACTATAACTATTAATTAGAACATCCTCACAAAAAGAACACACAGTTGGTGAATTGGATGCGTGAACAAACATTGATCGAGTCGATTTGgggattttaatttgtcttttatCCCAGAATTCCCGCAAGATCGTGATTTAATTAACGTATCGTGGCAGGATAATAATAACagaattattgtaataaagagTAAAGTCGTGTTGGGATCCTAccgttttataaaaattgttttgacCCGAAGAAGAAAATGTATCGACTCCAAAAATTCGGGCGTAAGTAAGAAAAACAACCTAATAGTGATGTGATGTAACGATAGTTCCCAATCGCGAATATTCGCACATTTTTGATATGTGTACATACTTGTAATTATCAGACCGCTAATGACAATCACATTCCATCCAAATGTGAAATCCTCAtcaatacaaataattcaaacacAGGGTCATATGGCTGCAAGTCGCCGAGGAGTTCCCTCAACCGCCTTTCGGCTCTACCTTTATAAAATGGTACTggtttttaatacttaataaaaaaaataccaacctCATTAGGcaagcttataatttttaacagTCCCGCGCTTTTCCTGGGATCTCTAGAATTTATTCCTAATGGTGATTCCAGTTACAACCCACTTTAACTAACGTTTTGATGTTTACTTACCAGATTAGAAGTTGATGCGAACCGAACAGTAACAAATGTAATTGTATAAATGTACAAGTGGCTTGGAAGTCGCACATCAAGCATACTGTCAAAATAAAACCTTAGACAAATTTTATTGGTCCAAATTCTCAAGTCAATATTCACATTAGATACATCACTAACACCTACTATAACTTCAACTTTATATTTCCTGAATGAGTGAACACCACTCTCGACTTCGTGTGACGACGTCACGaaccaatatacatatattgtatagtctactagcttttgcccgcgacttcgtccgcgtggttgtgttagtggtgggtggtcaaaattaatacgccttctaccctttttattcgctataaaaagtatcctatgttctttcgttccccattaagcgtctaaatacaaagtttcaatgttacagctttaaaaattacgaatttccatatgaccattcatcccctatttttacccactctcccctatattttgcaaataaaaagtagcctagaTGTTCTTTCGTTTCCCATTAAgcgtctaaatacaaagtttcactgtaacagctttaaaatgacgaatttccatatgaaccttcacccccccccccctttttacccattctcccctatttatttgcaataaaaagtagtctatgttgttcttcagggtctattctatctctgtaccaaatttcatcaaaatgttcgggggtaccttactcatagatctaaacacccctctcccgcacgcgcacAGGGCCTTGGCGACGTTcacttcgcaacgggccgtgcagcagaaatcgtaatattttaatttcaccacaacttcaaaaccaaacgtccaattttaatcattcaaagaccaaatattatcaacataaactgtacttattgatgaaataatttattttgataaggatttatagcatgagtaaaataaacgcgtttaaatgtagtccaaaaaaaattcaagatttttaaataaaaatgtggttgttgtgcctcactcgacatagataggtatagtgtgtcgcggacttttttgtagatatttatgagatctacaattaaatataacattttatggttctatcttttgtagtttaggcagcgtacgcaaaataagtaacttctttggttgatttttttcagtttgtgtccgaaaaatctaaatatcttacggaaccctatttttttccaaaatgaaatatagcctatgttactcgtggataatgtagctttcgaatggtgaaagaatttttaaaatcggtccagtagtttttgagcctattcattacaaccaaacaaacaaacaaagttttcctctttataatattagtgtagatgtcACGAACCAACTCCGAGGCGAAGAAGAGATCCAGCGGTCGGTTGTTGGAGGTAcgtgagtacctacttacttgttCTTTATTGGTACATATATGGTAACAGTCTCGAGAtaggaattaataaataaaaagcaggCAATGGAAAgcaaaattcatattttttacttctCAGACTTTTGCCTAACTgataaattttctttaacattatTACATACACATCTTAAATTGCTTTAACAAAATGAACTAACAACATTAGGTACAGTGGTGTCGCTACACGTTGCAGACGTATCGTCCGGCTTCGGTTCAATAGAATGTGCAGACAATGTAAACATATTGTCACGTTATCAGTATCAACAGCATATGGTCGTGGCCGCGCTCTTTCCACTTTGTCTTACTGAACACAACAGTCACTGCATGAGACCACAAATTCTATTGAATTAACAGCTTTATAGTGATTTAAGTATGTAGTACAAACGAATGAAGCTCACAGAATACCTATTGAATAGAAATGATTGCATCAAGCCGAGccaaatatttatagattttatagGTAACATTTCTATgagagaaaatatcaaaatacaatttacacaaTATAGGTAATTAAGATAACCGTAAAAGCATAAAATAGGGagacaacaattttattattgacgGTTTTTATACCTGAGCTCAGAGCCGTGTTATCGCTATGGCATACTAGGCAAGTACGTGGGGCGCCGCGAGACACGCGTGCCCTACTGCCCATAGAGTGGTGGCGGTGCTAAAAAAATTAGGGGCACCCATGAGCTGCCTGTCCCACAGCGCCCTCAAACTTTAAAACTAGGAGCTCCCATGAGGTGCTGGTTGCCACGCAGCTCTCTAAGTTTAATCTGCGCGCGGTGCTTGCGTAAAATATAGGTGATCTCTGTGTGACAAGTCGaactaattattaatatttctaattttatggaTGCTTATGTAACAATACTTTGGTTCAATTTAGGTACAATACTGACTTATCTCGGACATTGAGCCAAAATCGGCGTATTTTCTCACATACTAAGTTGTCGGAAGGAATATTTACACTAAGCACTACAAGGTGGACATGCTTGTGAAGtattacattgtacagtgcttGTTATTATTACTGAATGTTTAGTTTAGATACAGTGAATTTGTACTACTCCATCCGGACCTTCACGGGCGTGATTATACTGACAGAGATCACTTATATTTTACGGAATATTTTAATGCAACCCTCACCTCCTTCAACGTATTGTTTAATGAATAACATGCACACAGAATTACTGACATATCTTGCCATGATTCAAAAAGCTtccaaaatacttaattaattcgGACGAGTACCTACATAGTGATAAAATAGTAAAAGAGAACGTTCACCACAGGCAATGAATTATATCCATAGTAAGTACGTTACACAATAGACGCCTGCGCCCGACGCCCGCTGCACGGCTGTGCCTGCCCCTCATTACACGTCACAATTTGCGTTTTGGTCCACTTCTTACATCGCTACCGTGCAACTTATACAAGAACAGCTCGCTCACTAGTCACTAGATTGCATCTTATGAGTTTAATGTCGATAGGtgtatttaaatacttataaacaAAACGACTGTCTGTATTAACCTGTGAGTCTATGGGCATACGAACTTCCAGCACCTTTCCTCTTTATGCACGTCTAAAGCTGCAATGCATCGGTAACTCAGTGATATCGTATGGGAGAGGAAGCTTAGATCGTTGTGTTAGACACCCTTAGATATGTCCTTCTAGGCAGGTACTCTCTGCTTggtacttaaaacaaaatataggtacctaataattataaatcaaattctaaatatagattttattatgaaaatcagAAACCGATCAAAGCGACGCCAATACACTGATTTGGGTGTCAGCTAGTCTAGTCAGTTgtgttacaatacaataaacagTACTTATCACTTCGATAACCCACATGTGAGCACCCACAGCACCTACTGACCACTGAACCATAATACAACCGTGTGTACGTCGATGTTGCAGCTTGCAATAGTTGCAGTGCCTAATTGGTGTTTGGGGCTACTGAAGAAGATTGCGatgattaaaaataagtagTGACGAAAGTGACACAAATTATGCTGGAACAAGAAGAATTCAATGATGCTGCGTGTAAGTAACATCAAACCGAACCCATCGAGCTATATTTGTGTGATTTcgatcgtgagacatactaaattaattaacggAAGGAATTCCTGAAATCAGGTTCAGTAGCTCGCGTCTCCCGTGACAAGATCCTACGTATTCCCCATAATCTAATAATCAGTACGAGAGTGTTAACTCGCCGGCAGATACCCCTTGCACCTATCTATACACAGTATGATCTATGTAAGTATGAGTACAGATTTATAGgcaattgacaaaaaaaaacatattatattcagTACGTTTAACAAGCACGTGTGACGCGAGCGTGAGTATATGTGTAGTGAAGGAACCTATAGGTCGAGCTGAATCCAAAATACCTTGGTTTTTGGCAGAAACTCCATAGAATAATGTCAAAataacttcattttatttcgACCAATAGGCAATTTAATAGTTTGTAGCGAGTAGCGAGTAACAATCACTATCAGTTTCGATCTGCAGGCGACGCTTGGCTTACTGCGGTACTCTCAGCACCTAGTAGTTACCTAGGTACATAATGTACCGATGCGGATAAGGCAGTTGTGCGGACACGAACCTGTGTCGAATAAATGTTTACTTCAT
This genomic interval from Spodoptera frugiperda isolate SF20-4 chromosome 6, AGI-APGP_CSIRO_Sfru_2.0, whole genome shotgun sequence contains the following:
- the LOC118267505 gene encoding elongation factor 1-gamma produces the protein MSMSPKRYLTGPSLPSSAAIFLSEVPTMAAGVLYTYPENFRAYKALIAAQYSGADVKVAPNFVFGETNKSAEFLKKFPAGKVPAYESADGKVLLSESNAIAYYVSNAALRGTDAATQARIWQWASWADSELLPASCAWVFPYLGIMQFNKQNVERAKQDLLAALKVLDAHLLTRTFLVTERVTLADIVVFCTLIHAFQHVLEPALRAGLPCVSRWFSTLAAQPAVAAVLPRPALCAAPPAPPAAKKDSGDKKKEKKPEKKEQPKKKEEPAPELADEVDEKPKESKDPFDSMPKGTFNMDDFKRCYSNEDEAKSIPYFWEKFDPENYSIWYAEYKYPEELAKVFMSCNLITGMFQRLDKMRKQAFASVCLFGTDNDSTISGVWVWRGQELAFPLSPDWQIDYESYDWTKLDPASPDTKKLVQDYFSWTGVDKQGRKFNQGKIFK